A genomic window from Sulfurospirillum diekertiae includes:
- a CDS encoding replication-associated recombination protein A, giving the protein MINNFALFFRPKVIEELAGQKHLSGASSPFRKLLKSGSMSHALFFGPAGVGKTTLARIVANELQLPFYELDATSVKVDEIRKILSQHRGSLQKPLIFIDEIHRLSKTQQEVLLLPMENHEAIIIGASTENPYFVLSSGIRSRMMLFEFYPLDEDDLKAIIKRVRETITFEIDEEAIAYLISSSAGDSRALLNLLEFALKVDLHVTIETLKNLRPSALKDGVSSDNTHYNLISAMIKSVRGSDVDAALYYLARLIDGGESPDFIARRLVILASEDIGNANPNALNLASSTLLSVSKIGYPEARIILSQCLIYLACSPKSNSAYLAINNALEYVKNEKGLKVPAHLKSPSPKGYLYPHDFGGWVEQKYLEKPLHFYDNLSIGYEKTLSEWLVKIKTKDNKQS; this is encoded by the coding sequence ATGATCAATAACTTTGCCCTCTTCTTTCGCCCTAAGGTGATTGAAGAGTTAGCGGGGCAAAAACATCTCAGTGGTGCAAGTAGTCCTTTTCGGAAGCTATTAAAATCAGGTTCGATGAGCCATGCTCTCTTCTTTGGACCAGCGGGTGTTGGTAAAACAACGTTAGCGCGTATTGTCGCTAACGAGTTACAGCTTCCTTTTTATGAGTTAGATGCAACCAGTGTGAAAGTAGATGAGATTCGCAAAATTCTCTCCCAACACCGAGGTTCACTTCAAAAACCGCTTATTTTCATTGATGAAATTCACCGTCTCTCTAAAACTCAACAAGAAGTCCTTTTATTACCGATGGAAAACCATGAAGCGATTATTATTGGCGCTTCCACTGAAAACCCTTACTTTGTTCTTAGTTCTGGCATACGTTCGCGTATGATGCTCTTTGAATTCTATCCGCTTGATGAAGACGATCTCAAAGCGATTATTAAACGGGTTCGTGAAACAATCACGTTTGAGATAGATGAAGAGGCTATAGCGTATTTGATCAGTTCCAGTGCAGGCGATAGCAGAGCTCTGTTAAATTTACTTGAATTTGCGCTCAAAGTCGATTTACATGTAACGATAGAAACGCTTAAAAATTTGCGCCCCAGTGCCTTAAAAGATGGTGTTAGTTCGGATAACACGCATTATAATTTGATTAGCGCAATGATCAAAAGTGTGAGAGGCTCAGACGTAGATGCGGCTCTTTATTATCTGGCGCGTCTCATTGATGGCGGAGAGAGCCCTGATTTCATCGCTAGACGACTTGTAATTCTTGCAAGTGAAGATATTGGCAATGCCAACCCTAACGCGCTTAATTTGGCTTCTAGCACGCTTTTAAGCGTGAGTAAAATTGGTTATCCAGAAGCACGTATCATTTTATCGCAATGTTTGATCTATCTTGCCTGTAGTCCCAAGTCTAACAGTGCTTATTTGGCAATTAATAATGCATTAGAGTATGTGAAAAACGAAAAAGGATTGAAAGTTCCAGCTCATCTCAAAAGCCCTTCACCCAAAGGGTATCTGTATCCGCATGACTTTGGTGGTTGGGTAGAACAAAAATATTTAGAGAAGCCTCTACATTTTTATGATAATTTGTCGATAGGGTATGAGAAAACACTTTCTGAGTGGCTGGTGAAAATTAAAACAAAAGATAACAAACAATCGTAA
- a CDS encoding ribonuclease J, with translation MQENEVTQQQNSNETPKEKTPNPTGHPKQSSHANAKKQVSQNPQNGEVKEPTAEAGEKKPRNNRRRKGNKSPAASIEGNELWQRDMKKAIEANQKMHKDRLNRSNLIDQTSKGKIKITPLGGLGEIGGNICVFETDTSAIVLDVGMSFPSEDMHGVDILVPDFSYLRQIKKKIAGIIISHAHEDHIGAVSYLFKEMQFPLYATPLPLGMLANKFDEHGLKAYKKYFRPVEKRKIYKIGEFEIEWIHITHSIIDASSLAITTEAGTIIHTGDFKIDHTPIDGFVTDLNRFAAYGEKGVLCLMSDSTNSYKEGITRSESTVGKTFDSIFAKAKGRVIMSTFSSNIHRVYQAIDYGLKYGRKVSVIGRSMERNLFTAIELGYIQLDKSIFIDPHEVNKYPDKDVLIVTTGSQGETMSALYRMATDEHRHVKIKSTDQIIISAKAIPGNEGSVSKVLNFLLKSGANVAYQDFSEIHVSGHAAQEEQKLILRLVKPRFFLPVHGEYNHITKHKETAMQCGIPERNIVLMSDGDQIEVCAKYMKKIKTVKTGKVFIDNQINEQIADDVVIDRQKLADSGLVMLVIQLDKGEHKLICKPKIISYGLVPDKDDKAFSIEMEGVIDQFVLNAKAELLENTRALENEIRQVVRKHIYRQMKKYPTIVPTIFMM, from the coding sequence ATGCAAGAAAACGAAGTAACGCAACAACAGAACAGTAACGAAACCCCTAAAGAGAAGACACCAAATCCTACAGGGCATCCAAAACAATCGTCTCACGCTAACGCTAAAAAACAGGTGAGCCAAAATCCACAAAATGGTGAGGTTAAAGAGCCTACCGCTGAAGCAGGTGAGAAAAAACCACGAAATAATCGAAGACGAAAAGGCAATAAATCTCCAGCTGCCTCAATTGAGGGTAACGAGCTTTGGCAACGCGATATGAAAAAAGCGATTGAAGCCAATCAAAAAATGCACAAAGATAGGCTTAATCGTTCTAATTTGATTGATCAAACCTCTAAAGGTAAGATTAAAATTACACCGCTTGGTGGATTGGGCGAGATTGGTGGAAATATTTGTGTTTTTGAAACCGATACCTCTGCAATAGTCCTTGATGTCGGTATGAGTTTTCCTAGTGAAGATATGCATGGTGTCGATATTTTGGTTCCAGATTTCAGTTACTTGCGACAAATTAAGAAAAAAATAGCTGGAATTATTATTTCACATGCACATGAAGATCATATTGGTGCCGTTTCATATCTCTTTAAAGAGATGCAATTTCCACTTTATGCCACCCCTCTTCCTCTTGGAATGCTGGCTAATAAATTCGATGAGCATGGACTAAAGGCTTATAAAAAGTATTTTAGACCTGTTGAAAAACGTAAAATCTATAAAATTGGTGAATTTGAAATTGAATGGATTCATATTACCCACTCGATTATAGACGCCTCTTCCCTTGCAATTACAACAGAAGCAGGAACGATCATCCATACGGGAGATTTTAAAATAGATCACACCCCTATTGATGGCTTTGTTACCGATCTTAACCGTTTCGCCGCTTACGGTGAAAAAGGTGTTTTATGTTTGATGAGTGATAGTACTAACTCGTATAAAGAGGGAATTACACGTAGTGAAAGTACTGTTGGTAAGACCTTTGATTCTATTTTTGCAAAAGCAAAAGGTCGAGTTATTATGTCAACCTTCTCTTCTAATATCCACAGAGTGTATCAAGCCATTGATTATGGGTTAAAATATGGTAGAAAAGTTTCAGTTATTGGTCGTTCAATGGAGCGAAATCTTTTTACTGCAATTGAACTTGGTTATATACAACTCGATAAAAGTATTTTTATTGATCCGCATGAGGTTAATAAATATCCAGATAAAGATGTTCTTATTGTTACAACGGGAAGCCAAGGTGAAACTATGAGTGCACTTTATAGGATGGCAACCGATGAGCATCGCCATGTAAAAATTAAGTCAACTGATCAGATTATTATTTCAGCTAAAGCAATCCCTGGAAATGAAGGCAGTGTTTCTAAAGTTCTTAATTTTTTACTTAAAAGTGGTGCTAACGTAGCGTACCAAGACTTTAGTGAAATTCACGTGAGTGGGCATGCTGCACAAGAAGAGCAAAAGCTCATTTTACGCTTGGTCAAACCACGATTTTTCCTTCCCGTACATGGAGAATACAATCACATTACAAAGCATAAAGAGACAGCAATGCAGTGTGGAATTCCTGAGCGAAATATTGTATTAATGAGCGATGGCGATCAAATCGAAGTTTGCGCAAAATATATGAAAAAAATCAAAACAGTTAAAACAGGTAAAGTATTTATTGACAATCAGATCAATGAACAAATTGCGGATGACGTTGTCATCGATCGTCAGAAACTAGCTGATTCTGGTCTTGTAATGTTAGTGATTCAGTTAGATAAAGGTGAGCACAAACTCATCTGTAAACCAAAAATTATTAGTTATGGATTAGTTCCTGATAAAGATGATAAAGCCTTCTCCATTGAAATGGAAGGGGTCATTGATCAATTTGTACTTAATGCTAAAGCAGAACTTTTGGAAAATACAAGAGCTTTGGAAAATGAGATACGTCAAGTTGTGCGAAAGCATATATATAGACAAATGAAAAAATATCCAACGATCGTTCCAACGATCTTTATGATGTAG
- the rsmA gene encoding 16S rRNA (adenine(1518)-N(6)/adenine(1519)-N(6))-dimethyltransferase RsmA — MIEAKKKFGQNFLKDTTVVNKIIQSMPRNERKLVEIGPGLGDLTQELLKVKALVAYEVDEDLCVYLRKKYSTKIDEGEFTLVQTDVLKQFEKGSLCEEPYDLVANLPYYIATTIILEALEDPNCKSMTVMIQKEVAEKFAALPKTKEFTSLAILAQSIGTATILFDVSPESFEPQPKVVSSILKIDKQKEFVEGKFSGIFESNEQLQKFKKYLRCSFQSPRKTWLKNISSEFDKSYVENVMYDQSLPITIRPHEISVLSHHLLFKTLRLNDARKRSNATTEQ, encoded by the coding sequence TTGATAGAGGCAAAAAAGAAATTTGGCCAAAATTTTTTAAAAGATACAACGGTTGTAAACAAAATCATCCAATCGATGCCCCGAAATGAGCGAAAGCTTGTTGAAATTGGGCCTGGCTTAGGTGATTTGACGCAAGAGCTATTAAAGGTGAAAGCCTTAGTAGCATATGAAGTCGATGAAGACTTGTGCGTTTATTTGAGAAAAAAATATTCGACGAAAATCGATGAGGGTGAGTTTACATTGGTGCAAACTGATGTTTTGAAGCAATTTGAAAAAGGATCTCTTTGTGAAGAGCCTTATGATTTAGTTGCAAACTTGCCCTATTACATCGCTACGACTATTATTTTGGAAGCCTTGGAAGATCCAAATTGTAAATCAATGACGGTCATGATCCAAAAAGAGGTGGCAGAAAAATTTGCTGCGCTTCCAAAAACAAAAGAGTTTACCTCTTTAGCGATTTTGGCACAAAGTATTGGGACGGCTACAATACTTTTTGATGTATCTCCAGAATCGTTTGAACCACAACCTAAAGTGGTGTCGTCTATTCTCAAAATTGACAAACAAAAAGAGTTTGTTGAAGGAAAATTCTCTGGCATTTTTGAATCCAACGAACAGTTGCAAAAATTTAAAAAATATTTGCGATGTTCATTTCAAAGTCCAAGAAAAACTTGGTTGAAAAATATTTCATCTGAGTTTGATAAATCGTATGTAGAAAACGTTATGTACGACCAATCCCTTCCCATAACAATTCGTCCTCACGAAATTAGCGTCTTGTCTCATCATCTACTATTTAAAACATTAAGGTTGAATGATGCAAGAAAACGAAGTAACGCAACAACAGAACAGTAA
- a CDS encoding KpsF/GutQ family sugar-phosphate isomerase: protein MEDFKAIAKEVLELEAKELLNAAGMIGNEIGVATNLIANIKGKLIVTGVGKSGLIGAKIAATLASTGTSSFFLHPTEAMHGDLGMVGKDDAVLAISYSGESEELIKILPHIKRFDIPLIGMARSRESSLGHYSDVFLPLYIEKEACPLDAAPTCSTTLTLALGDALAVCLMKKKNFQKEDFASFHPGGSLGKRLFIKVKDLMLTKELPIIHETTKLKEAILKMSEGRLGNVLITDQNNHLIAILSDGDLRRALMRDDFSMDATAYEYATKSPKKLDDETLLASDALTFIEKYKIQLVAITDKVGVLKGVLHIHDLVEAGIK from the coding sequence ATGGAAGATTTTAAAGCCATAGCCAAAGAAGTGTTAGAACTTGAAGCGAAAGAGCTACTTAATGCCGCTGGGATGATTGGTAATGAAATAGGAGTAGCAACAAACTTAATTGCTAACATAAAAGGCAAATTGATCGTAACAGGTGTGGGGAAAAGTGGACTGATTGGAGCAAAAATTGCTGCAACACTTGCCAGCACAGGTACCAGTAGTTTTTTCTTGCATCCCACTGAAGCTATGCATGGTGATCTTGGGATGGTTGGAAAAGACGATGCTGTGCTTGCCATTAGCTACAGTGGTGAGAGTGAAGAACTTATTAAAATATTACCACACATTAAGCGTTTTGATATCCCACTTATCGGAATGGCACGTTCTCGTGAGTCCTCTTTAGGACATTATAGCGACGTCTTTTTGCCATTATATATCGAAAAAGAAGCATGTCCATTGGATGCCGCACCAACTTGCTCTACGACACTCACACTTGCCCTTGGTGATGCGTTAGCTGTTTGCTTGATGAAGAAGAAAAACTTTCAAAAAGAGGATTTTGCTTCATTTCATCCAGGTGGAAGCCTAGGTAAGCGTTTGTTTATTAAAGTCAAAGATTTGATGCTCACTAAGGAGCTCCCTATCATTCATGAAACAACCAAACTTAAAGAGGCTATCCTTAAAATGAGCGAGGGAAGACTTGGAAATGTGCTTATTACCGATCAAAATAATCATTTGATCGCCATTTTGAGTGATGGCGACTTACGCCGCGCATTGATGCGAGATGATTTTAGTATGGATGCAACGGCATATGAATATGCAACAAAAAGTCCTAAAAAACTGGACGATGAGACGCTTTTAGCCAGTGATGCTTTGACGTTTATCGAAAAGTATAAAATACAACTGGTCGCCATCACTGATAAAGTCGGTGTGCTTAAAGGGGTGTTACATATCCACGATTTAGTGGAAGCAGGAATAAAATAA
- a CDS encoding fumarylacetoacetate hydrolase family protein, which produces MKTIILDGLRAAPSKVVCVGRNYVAHIKELNNEVPTSMVLFMKPNAALSSELITGKQTPLHYEGEISFLIKKGAIAAVGFGLDLTNRELQSELKGKGLPWERAKAFDGAAVMSPFVSIDALDVNLLSMQLWINDVLVQEGNIDLMIYKPLTVIEEINSFSTLIDNDIVMSGTPKGVGSYVKGDKFVGKIFIADREIISQEWIAK; this is translated from the coding sequence ATGAAAACAATTATATTAGATGGTCTTAGAGCCGCCCCAAGTAAGGTGGTCTGTGTTGGGAGAAATTATGTTGCGCACATTAAAGAGTTAAATAACGAAGTTCCTACTTCAATGGTTTTGTTTATGAAGCCTAACGCTGCTTTAAGTAGTGAGCTGATAACTGGCAAACAAACACCACTTCATTATGAAGGTGAAATCTCTTTTTTAATCAAAAAAGGAGCCATTGCTGCTGTTGGGTTTGGGCTTGATTTGACTAACCGTGAACTCCAAAGTGAGCTTAAAGGAAAAGGGCTACCTTGGGAGCGTGCAAAGGCTTTTGACGGTGCTGCTGTTATGAGCCCGTTTGTCAGTATTGATGCGTTGGATGTTAATTTACTCTCGATGCAATTGTGGATTAATGATGTGTTAGTTCAAGAGGGAAACATTGACCTGATGATCTATAAACCACTCACAGTTATTGAAGAAATTAACTCCTTTTCGACACTGATTGATAACGATATCGTAATGAGTGGAACGCCTAAAGGTGTTGGTAGTTATGTTAAGGGTGATAAATTTGTTGGAAAGATTTTTATTGCTGATCGAGAGATTATCTCTCAGGAATGGATAGCTAAATAA
- a CDS encoding pseudouridine synthase has protein sequence MRLNKMISHNTHYSRREADELIKAGHVKVDGVVVQDLSTQVSFKNKIELGGKALFEKHGYSVIVYHKQKGELVSKKDDRGRRTIYDTLPAQFGHYLSVGRLDFASEGLLLLCDSPSVVSALMHGDLERVYYVKINGMITPAMEKAMQEGLFLENARKGGHSHSEIRSMEFAPFVSYRIIKNNPTFSTIKVTINEGKNRELRRFFGYFDVDVVDLKRVSYGKVDLGMLRPGKHRYFDGGEYSALRDYLEYIKKDNDKITVVDEDNEDDDQ, from the coding sequence ATGAGACTGAATAAAATGATTTCGCATAACACGCACTATTCAAGGCGTGAGGCGGATGAACTCATCAAAGCAGGGCATGTAAAGGTGGATGGCGTTGTTGTCCAAGACCTTTCAACACAGGTGAGTTTTAAAAACAAAATCGAATTGGGTGGTAAAGCCCTTTTTGAAAAGCACGGGTATTCCGTGATTGTGTATCACAAACAAAAAGGTGAGTTAGTGAGCAAAAAAGATGACAGAGGTCGTAGAACCATCTACGATACATTACCTGCGCAATTTGGTCATTACCTCAGTGTAGGAAGACTCGATTTTGCCAGTGAAGGTTTATTGCTTCTGTGTGATTCTCCATCAGTCGTTTCTGCTTTAATGCACGGCGATTTAGAGCGTGTGTATTATGTTAAGATCAACGGTATGATTACTCCTGCCATGGAAAAAGCGATGCAAGAAGGTCTTTTCCTTGAAAATGCACGCAAAGGTGGACATTCACACAGTGAGATTCGTTCCATGGAGTTTGCACCATTCGTTTCGTACCGTATTATCAAAAATAATCCAACGTTTTCAACGATTAAAGTGACTATTAATGAAGGTAAAAACCGAGAGCTCAGACGTTTCTTTGGTTACTTTGACGTGGATGTTGTTGACCTCAAACGCGTGAGTTATGGCAAAGTTGATTTAGGCATGCTCCGACCCGGTAAACACCGTTATTTTGATGGTGGTGAATATAGTGCACTTAGAGATTATCTTGAATATATCAAAAAAGACAACGACAAAATTACAGTAGTGGATGAGGACAACGAGGACGATGATCAATAA
- the rlmN gene encoding 23S rRNA (adenine(2503)-C(2))-methyltransferase RlmN encodes MEKQNIFDLSKEELSEIIKPSFRAKQIYQWLYQKYVNSFDEMKNLPKELKDQLEAQYYLDPLIIAKVEESRDGSKKYLFALKDGNTIESVLLPMKQEQNDEDGKLIRHTRYTICISSQVGCKIGCAFCLTGKSGFKRNLTAGEITSQILMIKRDNAIAENRRVNIVYMGMGEPLDNLANVSKAVRIFTDIDGLSISPRRQTISTSGLSSQIEKLGLMELGVLLAISLHAVDDELRQTLMPINKAYNIESIINAVKAFPIDARKRVMFEYLVMKGVNDDQKSARKLVKLLHGIKSKVNLIYFNPHVGSEFARPLEKDMIAFQQYLVNHGVLCTIRQSKGLDISAACGQLKDKEKNNDNA; translated from the coding sequence ATGGAAAAACAGAATATATTCGATCTATCAAAAGAAGAGTTATCGGAAATTATCAAACCCTCTTTTAGAGCGAAACAAATTTATCAATGGTTATATCAAAAATACGTCAATTCCTTTGATGAGATGAAAAATCTTCCCAAAGAGCTCAAAGATCAGCTTGAAGCACAGTACTATTTAGATCCTCTTATCATCGCTAAAGTTGAAGAGAGTAGGGATGGTAGTAAAAAATATCTTTTTGCACTCAAAGATGGCAACACTATCGAATCGGTTCTTTTGCCTATGAAGCAAGAACAAAATGATGAAGATGGAAAGCTAATTCGCCATACACGCTATACGATTTGTATCTCCTCTCAAGTGGGCTGTAAAATTGGATGTGCGTTTTGTCTCACGGGGAAAAGTGGTTTTAAACGCAACCTAACAGCTGGAGAGATAACATCGCAAATTCTCATGATCAAAAGAGACAATGCTATCGCCGAGAATAGACGTGTCAATATCGTTTATATGGGGATGGGTGAGCCACTGGATAATTTAGCTAACGTGAGCAAGGCTGTGCGTATTTTTACGGATATTGATGGCCTTTCTATCTCACCTCGCAGGCAAACCATTTCAACCAGCGGGCTTAGTTCACAAATCGAAAAACTAGGGTTAATGGAGTTGGGTGTTTTGTTAGCAATTTCATTGCATGCGGTAGATGATGAACTAAGACAAACGCTGATGCCGATCAATAAAGCCTATAATATTGAGTCCATCATCAATGCTGTTAAAGCATTCCCTATAGACGCACGTAAACGGGTCATGTTTGAATACTTGGTTATGAAAGGAGTCAATGATGACCAAAAGAGTGCTCGCAAGCTAGTGAAGCTCCTACATGGCATAAAATCGAAAGTTAATCTCATCTATTTCAATCCGCATGTTGGAAGCGAATTTGCTCGCCCGTTAGAAAAAGATATGATAGCGTTTCAACAGTATCTTGTCAATCATGGAGTACTGTGTACCATTCGTCAATCCAAAGGCTTAGATATCAGCGCCGCATGTGGGCAGCTTAAAGATAAGGAAAAAAATAATGACAACGCTTGA
- the hisF gene encoding imidazole glycerol phosphate synthase subunit HisF, with product MEHFAKRIIPCLDVKNGRVVKGVNFVGLKDAGDPVEIAKRYNEEGADELTFLDITASHEGRGTIVDIVEKVAREVFIPLTVGGGIRTLDDIYTLLHVGCDKVSINSPAIANPLFIDESSKRFGSQCIVVAIDAKRTEDSWHVFVNGGRIDTGIDALEWAKEVQERGAGEILLTSMDCDGAKNGYDIPLTSQMSTMLDIPVIASGGAGTMEHIKDAFVNGADAALAASIFHFKEIDIMDLKHYLAHEGIAVRL from the coding sequence ATGGAGCATTTTGCTAAACGTATTATCCCTTGTCTGGATGTCAAAAATGGACGTGTGGTTAAGGGTGTTAATTTTGTTGGACTTAAAGATGCAGGGGATCCTGTTGAAATTGCAAAACGGTACAATGAAGAAGGCGCAGATGAGCTCACATTTCTAGATATTACAGCCAGTCATGAAGGTAGAGGAACGATTGTTGATATCGTTGAGAAAGTTGCACGTGAAGTGTTTATTCCACTCACTGTTGGCGGAGGTATCCGAACCCTCGATGATATTTACACTCTTTTACATGTAGGATGCGATAAAGTGAGTATCAACTCTCCAGCCATTGCCAATCCTCTTTTTATCGATGAATCATCCAAACGTTTTGGTTCACAGTGCATTGTCGTCGCTATTGATGCTAAACGCACAGAGGATTCGTGGCATGTCTTTGTTAATGGTGGAAGAATCGATACAGGAATAGACGCTCTTGAATGGGCAAAAGAGGTTCAAGAAAGAGGTGCGGGAGAAATCCTTCTTACCTCCATGGATTGTGATGGTGCTAAAAATGGCTATGACATTCCACTTACTTCGCAAATGAGCACTATGCTGGATATTCCTGTGATTGCCAGTGGTGGGGCAGGGACGATGGAGCATATTAAAGATGCCTTTGTCAATGGTGCCGATGCGGCTCTTGCCGCTTCCATTTTTCACTTTAAAGAGATTGATATTATGGATCTTAAACATTACCTCGCGCATGAGGGAATTGCAGTACGGTTATGA
- a CDS encoding 5'-methylthioadenosine/S-adenosylhomocysteine nucleosidase: MILCAGRNETFDFAKPIGVGLIESAITLTKLILEEKPAFLFFVGTAGSYGKYQPFDLVHSHSAANIELCFLQNKCYTTLQNSIDVEKVHVSRGTIYPSPIVNSSNYITTDITLAHKMIEKNIDLENMEFFSVVSVANHFHIPCSGLFVVTNYCDENAHRDFIHNHAQAKELITLHVEKNMKI, from the coding sequence ATGATTCTTTGTGCGGGGAGAAATGAAACATTCGATTTTGCCAAACCTATTGGTGTTGGACTTATCGAAAGTGCCATCACGCTAACCAAACTTATTCTAGAAGAGAAACCTGCTTTTTTATTTTTTGTAGGAACTGCTGGAAGCTATGGTAAATATCAGCCTTTTGATCTTGTGCATAGTCATAGTGCTGCGAATATTGAACTCTGTTTTTTGCAGAACAAATGTTACACAACTTTACAAAATTCCATCGATGTTGAGAAGGTTCATGTTTCACGTGGAACAATATATCCGTCGCCTATTGTCAATTCAAGTAATTACATTACCACAGATATCACATTGGCACATAAAATGATTGAAAAAAATATTGACCTAGAAAATATGGAATTTTTTTCTGTAGTGAGTGTCGCTAATCACTTCCATATTCCCTGTTCTGGTCTTTTTGTTGTGACCAATTATTGCGATGAAAATGCCCATCGTGATTTTATACACAATCATGCGCAAGCAAAAGAACTCATTACATTACATGTAGAAAAAAATATGAAAATTTGA
- a CDS encoding RluA family pseudouridine synthase — protein sequence MAYTLKKFVLEKPTLAFRFLMDTFEISMGEAQKIVDKRRVFVEGEQLLKKSSLIVGTISVVVFEGESKGLQPVFETEDFAVFEKPSGVMIHPRKRSDGYTLNDEIKSLYGKDANAAHRIDKSTSGLVLVGKHKQAEIELKRIFATRHVQKSYLALVHGKIDDVLMIDEKLKRDVETSQIRLKVHVDERGKASQTKITPLGYFADKDATLVEAIPYTGRQHQIRVHLFHVKHHIVGDPIYGIDEEDAERYLEGSMSAEEQLEITQSSRLLLHAQTLAFEYKGIPYKIESQVDAKTLFYNLMKG from the coding sequence TTGGCGTATACTTTGAAAAAGTTTGTTCTTGAAAAACCAACACTTGCCTTTCGCTTCTTAATGGACACCTTTGAAATCAGTATGGGCGAAGCGCAAAAAATAGTGGATAAACGAAGAGTTTTTGTGGAAGGTGAGCAGCTCCTCAAAAAATCATCTTTGATTGTTGGTACTATTAGCGTGGTTGTTTTTGAAGGAGAATCTAAAGGTCTTCAACCTGTTTTTGAGACAGAAGACTTTGCCGTTTTTGAAAAACCTAGTGGTGTGATGATTCATCCTCGAAAACGCAGTGACGGGTATACTTTAAACGATGAAATCAAATCGTTGTATGGGAAAGATGCGAATGCGGCTCACCGTATTGATAAAAGTACGAGTGGTTTAGTGTTGGTGGGCAAACATAAGCAGGCGGAAATCGAGCTCAAACGTATCTTTGCGACAAGGCACGTTCAAAAGAGTTATTTGGCTTTGGTGCATGGAAAAATTGACGATGTTCTGATGATTGATGAAAAACTGAAGCGCGATGTTGAAACAAGTCAAATTCGACTTAAAGTCCATGTGGATGAAAGAGGTAAGGCGTCACAAACAAAAATAACGCCCCTTGGCTATTTTGCAGACAAAGATGCAACATTGGTTGAAGCGATTCCCTATACCGGAAGGCAGCATCAGATTCGTGTTCATTTGTTCCACGTGAAACATCACATTGTTGGTGATCCAATATATGGAATAGATGAAGAAGATGCAGAGAGATACTTAGAGGGTTCTATGAGCGCAGAAGAACAACTTGAAATAACACAAAGTTCACGCCTTCTTTTGCATGCCCAAACGTTAGCATTTGAGTATAAGGGAATTCCTTATAAAATAGAATCACAGGTTGATGCAAAAACACTGTTTTACAATTTAATGAAAGGATAA